A DNA window from Hordeum vulgare subsp. vulgare chromosome 1H, MorexV3_pseudomolecules_assembly, whole genome shotgun sequence contains the following coding sequences:
- the LOC123426146 gene encoding universal stress protein PHOS34-like: protein MAAEGERWVGLAVDFSEGSRAALQWAADNLLRSGDNLLLLHVLKDPDYEQGETLLWEASGSPLIPLSEFSHPSVAKKYGVKPDAETLDMLNTIAKQKEVAVVSKVLFGDPREKLCQAIHDMPISCLVIGSRGLGKLKRVLLGSVSDYVVNNAACPVTVVKPASTHA, encoded by the exons ATGGCCGCGGAAGGCGAGAGGTGGGTGGGCCTGGCGGTGGACTTCTCGGAGGGGAGCCGCGCGGCGCTGCAGTGGGCGGCGGACAACCTGCTCCGCTCCGGCGACAACCTGCTCCTCCTCCACGTCCTCAAGGACCCCGACTACGAGCAGGGCGAGACCCTCCTCTGGGAGGCCTCCGGCTCGC CTTTGATCCCCCTCTCGGAATTCTCTCACCCTTCGGTCGCAAAGAAATATGGGGTGAAGCCTGATGCTGAAACACTGGACATGCTCAACACCATAGCTAAGCAGAAGGAG GTTGCCGTGGTTTCCAAAGTCCTGTTTGGAGATCCCCGCGAGAAGCTATGCCAAGCCATCCATGACATGCCCATCAGCTGCCTGGTCATTGGGAGCAGGGGCCTTGGCAAGCTCAAGAG GGTGCTCTTGGGCAGTGTCAGCGATTACGTCGTGAACAACGCCGCGT
- the LOC123426152 gene encoding uncharacterized protein LOC123426152, translated as MDDGDITQRNTQEDDADTHQAADDMTLKAFQRSAYVLKPRKEFKRYSPDDYAKGKNPVAGSSRLSRMRSREDEVEDDDDDESDDPDQFVVARRKKLVSKRGRGPK; from the exons ATGGATGATGGTGACATTACCCAAAGAAATACTCAGGAGGATGATGCTGACACTCATCAG gctgcggacgacatgacgttgaaggctttccaacgctccgcttacgtgttgaagcccaggaaggaatttaagcgctactcaccggatgattatgcgaaagggaagaatccggtggccgggagctctcgtttgtcaaggatgagaagcagggaggatgaggttgaggatgacgatgacgatgagtccGATGACCCGGATCAATTTGTGGTtgcgagaaggaagaagctagtatccaagaggggacgaggccctAAGTGA